The window AGGAAGCATAAGCTGGGTACAGCATCCCAAACACCAGCCTGGAAGAGCAACGAAAAAGCAGAGGGAGGGGAGTGTGAGGGTCACCATGCCCTGCCCCATAGAGATGGCCACCTCCCCCACGGGTTCAAGGTGATAGTGCCTACCCTGTTCTTCCTGCTTGGCTGGCACAAACTGCATCTGACTCAGTGCCCTGGAGGCTGCCTCCACCCTGCTGTTTACAAACATCCCAAGCCTGTCCAGGCCTGCACAGGGACTATGGGTGCATAGGCACACACAGCCACTGAGCAAGGTGGGTGGGAGGCAAGCTTCTGAGCTGGTGAGAGCACCAAGCTGTCCCCTCCCAAGAAAATGTAATCAGGCCCAGGGCCACCAGACTTGCCATTGCCAGGCTTCAGACAGGGGTAGTCAAGCCAGGTACTGAAATATTGAAAGGTGATGAGTAGGACAGAGTAGGCAGGTGAAGCCAGGATGGTGAGTCATGTGACTGCTCAGATGGGAAGCAGGCACCTGGATTCTCCACCTACAACATGCCACAACACCTCGTGTTTGCCAAGGCCCTTAGGGCCAGCCTGTGGTCCTCCACCCCACGCACCTGTCTGCAGTGTGCGTGAGTGCAGGAGGGGTCGCTATCAGCCAAGGAACCTAGGGGATGGGGCGACAGGCCCGCGGGGCCCGACACTGCGTTTGGGGGCCCATGCCGCGTGCAGGCCCGCAGATCCGTTAACCATTGTGGTAAGTGTTGAGGGGGTTGGTTTGACGGAGCTCAGAAAGTCCCCTTTCCCACCAGACGGTCCCAGGTTCCACTCCAGGGGCGGGCTGGCAACTGGGATGAGTGGGTGTGAGAGCGGCCATACTCACACCACCAAGCGACAGATCATCCAGGACATCATCCTGCAGCCTCGGGGGCGAAGGGAGACCACCAAGATGCCCAGGGAGACGCTCACGCGTGGCTGGAATGGGGCACTAGGCGGAGGTGCGGGAACCAGATGGGCGTTCGTACTGCCCCTTGGCGGAGGCAGAGCCCGCGACCCCCTAACTCCACAGCGCGAGGAGACCAGCCGGCTGGCGCGAGGACCGGGAGCGCTGGAGGAGCGCTCTTCCGTAACGCCGCGCTGCCCGGCAGTTAGGGCTCCGACCTGCACTTCCTGCCGCGGAGGACCAGGAGTTCGGCCCTCGCCGCGGTGGCGCTGCGCATCCCGGGCCGCGGGTGGCACGTCGTGGCCTTGGTTCGTGCCAGTCTTCAGGTCACTGGACGCCAGGCCGCCGGAACCAGCTAGGGGCGGAGTTTGCAACTCACTTGAAAGTTGCACGGAACTGGGATCTGCCCAACCCCAGGCCTCCGGAGCGCGGCGCAGGCGCAGTGCGGCGCTGAGGGGCGGGGCGAGGTCCGGGAGGCGAGTCGTCCGCACCTTAAAAGGCGGTGCTTCGGCgctggtcggtttgctcagtggtagagcgtcggcctggcctgcggaagtcccgggtttgattcctggctgcttctccacccctccccctctccttcctctctgtctctctcttcccttcccgcagccaaggctccattggagcaaagttggcccaggcgctgaggatggctctatggcaggggtccccaaactacggcccgcgggccacatgcagccccctgaggccatttatccggcccccgctgcacttccggaaggggcacctctttcattggtggtcaatgaaaggagcacattgaccatctcattagccaaaagcaggcccatagttcccattgaaatactggtcagtttttttatttaaatttacttgttttttattttaaatattgtatttgttccccttttttttttttactttaaaataagatatgtgcagtgtgcatagggatttgttcatagtttttttatatagtccggccctccaacggtctgagggacagtgaactggccccctgtgtaaaaagtttggggacccctgctctatggcctctgcctcaggcgctagaatggctctggttgcaacagagcaatgccccagatgagcagagcgtcgccccctggtgggcgtgccgggtggttccaggttgggcgcatgcaggagtctatctgactgcctccccgtttccaacttcagaaaaaaaaaaaaaaaaaaaaaaaaaaaaaaaaaaggcggtgCTTCTCTGACTTGCGGGTGGGTCTTTTGATTGAACGCCTGTCCCAATTGGAAAGATTAGGAGGCCGGGAagcgacggggggggggggggggggggggggggggggggcgggaggagaTTTGGATCTCAGAGTTTCCAGGGCTCATCACTAACTGCCCCCTTTGCCTCATTTTCCCCTCTGTGGAACGGGCACCACATGAGTGGGTTTCCCTACTTCAGGCAAAAGCTGGAAGGGAGGCTCGGCCGAGCGCCAGCATATCGGATCATACTCCACTGGATCAAGAGCTCAAGAAGGCCTCAAAGATACCGAGCTGACTAGAGGGAAAGCAGGCAGAAAACGGGCAGAGGGAACCAGAGGGACTCATCACCCGCCGTCCTCCTACCGGGAAGAGCGGGCTTCGGGAGCCCACAGCGCTGGGCAGGCTGACCTCGAGGATTTGAGAGATTCTGGGGAGGACCCAAAGCCCACATACCTTCTTCTCCAGAAGTTTGAAATTCCACCTATTCCCTTAAGCCAAGAACACAAATATCACCTAGAGCTTAATAATATCACCTATTGCCATTTTGTAGTGCATTTTTATGTGCAGGGTCTTAATCTTTAcaaagatctttttctttttttaaccatttagaAAATACTCTCAGTGATGATGAAAAGTTACTTGCCCAACTTGGCTTGGTCAGTCTTCTGAGGTGGCATCATAAGGGGACAGGGAATGAAGATGCTCCTCTGGGGGAGAAGGTGGGAGGCTCAGAAGGGAAGGCAAGCCCTGCTGCTTCTGCAGCTTCTCACCTAGGCTTGCCTTCTGTGTGCCTCTCCTGCTTAGTCTCCCTGCAGGCTCTGAGAATGCACTGCCCAGCACCCTCCCACACGCCCGGCCTCCAGCTGCCTCCCAGGGCTGAGGAGAGGCTGACAGCATTGTGGGGGTGGGAAATGGGCAgttattactttttattagaGCCACATTTAACGCCCACCAACCCTCAAAAGGATGAAATAGGTAATAATGGGGGCCGGGGAAAGGAGGCTTCTAGGGAATAAATAAAAACGTATTGTGATTATGCttaattattatcatcatttttattgATGTTGCTGAGTGTGAGAGCTAGCAGTGAAACCAACCCCAGGAGAAGCTCCCTCGAGGCCCTGCTGCCTCTCCTCCCTAACCACCCCCTCACCCTGGGCCTAGCTCCCACCCTGCAGTGGGTGAACAAAAAGCACGAAGGACTAGTCTCCCACAATCCAGCTCTAGGCACAGAACTTGGAGAAGAAGGATGTGACTGAGTCATTAGGGGACAGCTCAGGAAGTGCAAGGTGGGGCCGAGGGttaaagaagagggaagagaggtccATGCTTTGGGAGGTAAGGGTGCCTGGGCTGACTGTGGCCACGTGAATCTCAGGTTCTCTGGTACCTATGGAAGAACAGCTTTCTCTCCACCAGCTGCCTTCCAGAGCCATGCATGTGACTTCAGTAGGTTTCTCTGTACCCCCATTCTCTGGGGAAGAGCTCACCTTTGCCCACTCTAAGCCTGCGAGCTGGGACGGTCTCTTACATGGAGACTCCTGGTCCTGATAACTGTGCTTGGGAAAGCTAAGGGACAAGGTGTGAGAAGGCTACTGCTGAGAGCAAGGCTCAGCATGGGGCGGCATGAGGCTGGCAGCTGGGGAGACCCCCTCCTGCATTTTGGCAGAGTGACCGGATTCTGCCTCTCACGGCCTTTGGTCTTAAGTTGTTGACACAATCACCCAGTTACACTGGGTTGCTAAGCAGCTCTCTGGACACACAGATGACCCCAAGGGCAGGTGTAGAAAGCTGGACATTCAGGGAGAAAAGTGTCTCCATCCTTGGGAggagccctggggtggggggtagggacaATGGTCAGAATGATGTTTGTCTTTCTACAGGGCAACAGAATGCCAACGGGTCTGGGAGACAACATACTCTGCCTGGCAACCTGTCCCTGGCACAGCGTGAGGGCCCATTCCTCATATGAAAAAGCAGGACAAACATTCCCAAGACAGTGGACTGGGGGACCTGCAGGGAGCCTGCTAAGCCAAGAGCACATGAATTTGGTTTGAGGAGGTGGAAACCCAGTCATATAACCTATGAGATTCCCCATTGTGAGGAGTGACCAAGGGCAGCATTGGCTGGATATCTGAGGCTACAGGTAAGACATAGGGCACAGGGGCACTGAGACCAAGGATGCTGGTTCTCCCCAAAAGCTACCCTTCTCCTCTCGCACAAGCAGCCTTCTCTGAGGCACCTATGTCTCACGTAGCCTTACAGACCAATAAAAATCATACTTCTGCGGCAGACACACTCTTTGAAGGGCCGTGCATATATTAATAGACTAAATATTGAATGCACTTAATCTCACATGAACCCTGTCAGGTTGCTATCATGACTCCacactttacagataagaaataaaatacaaatgggCTAAGCAACGTGGCTGTGGTTGAGGCCACCCTGCTAGCAAGTGGCAGAATCAGGATTTGACAAAGTAGGACTGATCATCGGTGTTGCAGAAGCAGCTCAGGCTCCAGGAAACCAGTCCACTTGCTTGAACTCTCACACCCAAGGCAGAGAGTGGCAGGGATGACAGGCATTTGCCCCacaaagggggtgggaggagagggatgcTGAGCTTGTCTTTGGCCATGTTGATTGGTATTGACCTGACAGAGGACAGAATCCAGTGGCCCCAACACTGTAATCTCCAGGAAGGAACACTTGGGCCATGAGTCAGCCCCAGGTGATGGAGACGAGTCATACTCACCCAGCACCTCAGCGTCATCACCATGAACTCCCTATTCCTGCACCAGCTGACCTTTGAGGTGCCTCATTCCTTGGAGGGAAGGGAGCAAGGAGGAATGGGGTCTGAAAGCTGATGCTGAACCCCTATGTGCAGGAGGGACAGACAACAGGCTCTGTTCTTAATGAAACAGCTATTGTATCGCTGACCATTGCCATTGGACACCTGAGAGCCAGCAGTGGGGTGGGAACTTTTTATTTGAAGCAAGTGAATTATAGCATTACCCTCAAGTGAcccctcatacacacacacatcctgccACCAGAAACTCCTCTCAGTGTGAGCGCTGGGAAgagcctcccctccccttgcTCTCTCCACCAGCCGCTACCTCACAGCTGCCTACCCCCAGCAcacagcagagggcagcagaagCTCGGCTCCACGTGCCATTCCACAGGGCCCTCACCCTTCTACCACTCGGTCTGCTCTAAAAGGCCTGGCTCCTGGGGTGTGCATCTGTGGGTGGGAGGGGTGCCAGCGCCCCCAAGATGCTCTCCAGCCCGCCTCTACTCCTGGCACCCGCCCAGATGACTCAAGTGCTTGCAGGGTTCCTGGCCTGGCCAGTTGTTAAACCTAGCCAGAGGAGCCTGCACAGCTCAGGGTCCACATCCCAAAGGAGGGGCTGAACCAGAAAGTAGGGGCAAGGGTCCAAGGCTGGAGCAGCTACAGGAAAGAGAAGCAGTAAGGCTTTTGTCAGGGTGGTCTCCTGTCTAGAGTGATGgatcagagaagaaaacaaagccaGCACTGGGAAGGAAGAAGTCAGGGTCTGCTAGGGCTATTGTTATTGCTTTGGGCAGAGGCGCTTTGCCCCCAGGAGGTCAAGCTGGTGCCCAGAGGTTGGCACCACCATTCCCATACTTATCAGCTTCAGGGTTGGCATATCAGGGATGAGCAGGGTACTATGTACCTCCTCCAAGAAGAGAGGCAAGGTAGTGGAGGGAGGCTCCATTTGGCAGAGCTGAACCTGCATGTGTACATGAGGAAACAGGGGTATGGAcagatgtgtgtgcgtgtgactgAGGGTGTGCGCCAGGTCCTGCATGTGTACATGAGGAAACAGGGGTATGGAcagatgtgtgtgcgtgtgactgAGGGTGTGCGCCAGATCCTGCATGTGTACATGAGGAAACAGGGGTATGGAcagatgtgtgtgcgtgtgactgAGGGTGTGCGCCAGGTCCTGCATGTGTACATGAGGAAACGGGGGTATGGAcagatgtgtgtgcgtgtgactgAGGGTGTGCGCCAGATCCTGCATGTGTACATGAGGAAACGGGTATGGAcagatgtgtgtgcgtgtgactgCAGGTGTGCGCCAGGTCCTGCATGGTACATGAGGAAACAGGGGTATGGAaagatgtgtgtgcgtgtgactgAGGGTGTGCCCCAGGTCCTGCATGTGTACATGAGGAAACAGGGGTATGGAcagatgtgtgtgcgtgtgactgAGGGTGTGCACCAGGTCCTGCATGTGTACATGAGGAAACAGGGGTATGGAcagatgtgtgtgcgtgtgactgAGGGTGTGCGCCAGGTCCTGCATGTGTACATGAGGAAACAGGAGTATGGAcagatgtgtgtgcgtgtgactgAGGGTGTGCGCCAGGTCCTGCATGTGTACATGAGGAAACAGGGGTATGGAcagatgtgtgtgcgtgtgactgAGGGTGTGCGCCAGGTCCTGCATGTGCATGCAGGAGAGCGAAAGGGGGCTGAGTGTGCCTGCAGTAGGAATGATGTAGTCGTGGCTGCAATGTGGGGTGACAGCAGGTTAAACAGACCCCTGGAGCACCGACAGGAGAGACCAGAGGGTCAGAAGGATCAGCCCAGACCCTTCCTCCCAGCACTCCTCCCTAAGCCAGAGCTTGTGGGAGGCAGCAGATTGAGGGAGCCTGCAGGTGGGTGTGGGGTCCACAGATGGGAGGGCCTCAGGCACCGGGCTGACTGGTACATACATGAGTTCTCATGCTGATTACACCTATGACGAGTGGCGCCCAGGGCCAGTCCATATGGTGCCCGTGCTCACCAGGACTGTGTGTGCCTGAAGTTAGCTATACATGTCTTCACACCAGCACGCACACTGCTCACCCAGGGGATCCTCCTCAGCCTCCAGTCCAGAGGCCTCGGCACCGCTCTAGGCACTGAGATCCACCACTACATGCCGGTACACCAGTGTCTGTCCCTTGAAGCTGGGGGCCAGGAGCAGCTGGGCATCCCCAGCAGGCATGTAGCAGAAGGCCCGAGGGGCCTGCACAGCCAGCTCCTGGAACCGTACGAACTTTTGCCATCCTTCATCCCACTGGTAAATCTGGGTGAAGGAGAAGTCGCTGCCCAGTGCCAGGTAGCGGCGGCCACCCACAAGGAAGGGCTGCAGGGCCAGTGAGCCCCGAGAGGGCAGGGCCTGCACCTCGGAAAAGCGGGTGCCCTCCCAGCGCAAGATCTTGGAGTCCCCTATGTAGCGGCTGAGGCACAGGTAGCTGTCACGTCCCGCACGGAAGTGTTTCACAGCCTGGGCATCAGGCACCTGAGTCACCTCACCCTGGGCCACAAACTGCTTCTGGGTGCGGCTCCACTGGTAGATAACCGGTGCCTGGGAGCTACTCGACACAATCAGCCGAGGCTTGCCCTCACCATCCACAAACTCCAGGTCGGTGTCACGGTGCCAGGCGTGCAGGGCCTGGTGGGAGTAGAAACCACTCTGCTGCCAGCGGTAGAGGCTGGTGGCACCTGCCTTGGAGCTGTCAGCCACGGCAAAGTACCAGTCACCGTCAATGCGAAAGGCCTCCAGGTCGTTGGGCTTGCGCACACGCTGTGGATCGATGTCCTGCAGCTTGGTGAAGCGGGTGGTGTTGGGGTCCCAGTGGTAAATGTAAGAACCACCAAACAGCTGGGCCACCACCACGTACAGCTGGCTATCCACCACCATGGGCTTGCAATGCACGGCCGAGGGGGCTGCGGGAAGTAGGGAAGCAGCATCAGGCAACCCAGGTAGCTTCGTGCCCCTGCCCAGCCTCAGAAAAGAGGGTAAGTTCTCTCTGCCCCTGGGCAATGGTCAAGTCCCTCTGCTAACAGTGGTCCCTAGCCCCTCACCACTGAGGTTCCTGTGATTGCTTAGCAGCTAATAATTAGTCTCAGCATCACCCTCTATCCACCCTTGTACCCAGGTTCTAATATAAGCTCACACTAAGCACAAAAGAGGTGCCCCTCAATACTGACTGTTTAACCATAGTGTCAGTTATTAAATTTATATCGTGTGCAGTCACTGTGCTAAGTATGAACACATTGTCCTAATTAATCACTCTGAAATGCACCCTATTATTTTGCCATTTCATACAgaaaaaaactgaggcttagtgtATAAGTGACTCACCCAAAGCTACCTACTGGCAAGTGGCCAGttagaggaaggagggaaactgAGCTTGTCCACGACTAGGTGCCAAATGACAGCCTGATGTCTGCGGAGTTGTGTATGAAGACACATTCTCCTTAGAACTTTCACTTTTGAAAGGCTCAAATGTACTTGTGCTTGGCCAGACTGATCTGACCCGTTCCCAGGCACCTAAAGCATATGGGGCCACACTCCTTACCTGCCCTGGTGTTTCTAGTCATCGCCTTCATGCACCCTCCTTCCCTTTGTCACCCTACCTCTTCCTAAGGGAAGCCCAGGCTGAGTCTCAAGCTTTGTCAGTCACTGCCCAAGTACCTCCGCAGCCTTGGTCTGTCCCCACCAGCAGCTCCTGATCACCCAGGTCCTGAGCCAACTCAGCTCAAACTCTCCTTGCCCAAACACCACCAAGCACCTCAAACTACAGCTGGCCAGAACTGAGCTCCACATCTACCCCcaaacctgctcctccccctcctcctctgttCTTGATGTCAATTGGTGGTTCCACCTAATCACCCTGTCCAGAAACCTAGGAGCCACCCCCAACACCTCCTTGTCCCTCACTTACCCACAGCTGATCAGTCCCCAGGTCCTATCCACCCTCCCTTCTGTTTTCTAGTCCAGTTTGTGTAAGATcggtgttatttctttttttaggtgtttGCTAGAATCAGAGAAACCATCTGGATCTGGAGTTTGTGTTGAGACAACGGGTTTTTCTTAATAATGACTTCAAGTTCTTTCATAGATATaggttgatttaaatttcttgtttccttttgtgTCAGTTCAATCCTCACCACTGCTGCCTCAGTCCAGGCTCCAGCTGACCCCCATTAGTCTGCCCACATGTCTTGCCCCATACCTAGCCACTCTCCACAAAGCTCATAAAGAGAGTTGTCTAAATATAGATTGGATTGGCTAACACACTTTCTCAAAGTTTGTCAATGGCCTGGTCCTCAACTTTCTTGAGCCTGCCACTGTCCTCCTTGAACCTTATCCTGTATAGTCATATAAACTGGTTATTTTATACATGTGCTTACACTCATACAATAAGCTGTTGCACACCTTCTTGActttgctcatgctgttccctctgccagaaCATCAGGGACATTTTTCTCCTTGCTAAGTTTCTCAGCCTTCTAGACTCAGTTTAAACTCAGTATCTCCTCCTATCTCCTCTTTTTCAGTTCACTATCACTACCCAGTTACTGAAGCCAGAACCTGGGCATTACCTCtgactccttctcctccttcatcCTTCAAGACTCAGTGTAGGCATCTCCTCCACCAGGAAACCTTCCTTGATTGCCCTCTTTCTTGTGTTTCCAGTACATCATGTTCATATTTCCCCCCAAGCACTGACGTATTATATGgatgttatctgtgtctatattGGCCTCCATCTAAAGACTAGAACATTCTTACAAACCGAGACCATGTTTCATCTATCTCTccccctacagcaggggtctcaaactcaactcagcatgtgggccgcagaacaagatcacagccgttcggcgggccgcactaggtctacaaaaggcaactgttacacaacacttttctcactgcagttgaaaacaaaaaaaaatcagtacaacaagcacaatcgtacatgcagtttactcagtgtcacaaaacgaccagaaactgtagttcgcatcacaactgctgttaactaagctaatatctagctaggatgctagagaaatgaaaaatacaagtaggcccctaggcttacttaattttatccaaaatattttgaacttcatggattagtctgcgggccgcacaaaattgttcggcgggctgcatgcggcccgcgggccacaagtttgagacccctgccctacaggAACTCAGTGGATTAGAACAATAAACACCCCACCCCACTTGCCTGCCACCCTACTCCCGCTctcccttgctggggccagcacAGCCAGGCTGGGCACAAGTACCTGGGATTCTATCATAATCTCGAAGCTGCCGTTCAACATAGTCCCACTTGAGGACAGTGCAAGCACTGGCACCTGGCTGGGCCAGAGCCACATAGAGGTCACTGGAGTAAAGAAAGGGCTCCGCTGACACCGCTGGGAAAGACAGGGTCTGGTACAGCACAAAATCTGCAGGGATGGAGGGTGGTGATAAGGGAGAAGAGTAAGATTCTGTTGGATGATAAAGGTTGTTTAGCAGGCaaggcagggggctgggggggcgtGTCCAGGCAATGCCTGTGTAGCTGCCTTGGGGAAGCCCAGCCTGAGGCCAAGGCAAAAGCATCTCAT is drawn from Saccopteryx leptura isolate mSacLep1 chromosome 1, mSacLep1_pri_phased_curated, whole genome shotgun sequence and contains these coding sequences:
- the LOC136382256 gene encoding uncharacterized protein is translated as MDQRRKQSQHWEGRSQGLLGLLLLLWAEALCPQEVKLVPRGWHHHSHTYQLQGWHIRDEQGTMYLLQEERQGSGGRLHLAELNLHVYMRKQGYGQMCVRVTEGVRQVLHVYMRKQGYGQMCVRVTEGVRQILHVYMRKQGYGQMCVRVTEGVRQVLHVYMRKRGYGQMCVRVTEGVRQILHVYMRKRGYGQMCVRVTEGVHQVLHVYMRKQGYGQMCVRVTEGVRQVLHVYMRKQEYGQMCVRVTEGVRQVLHVYMRKQGYGQMCVRVTEGVRQVLHVHAGERKGAECACSRNDVVVAAMWGDSRLNRPLEHRQERPEGQKDQPRPFLPALLPKPELVGGSRLREPAGGCGVHRWEGLRHRADWYIHEFSC
- the LGI3 gene encoding leucine-rich repeat LGI family member 3 is translated as MAGLRTRWGSGLRLLVLSALGFCLMLQVSAKRPPKMPPCPPTCSCTRDTAFCVDSKAVPRNLPAEVISLTLANAAFSEIQDGAFSHLPLLQFLLLNSNKFTLIGDNAFTGLSHLQYLFIENNDIWALSKFTFRGLKSLTHLSLANNNLQTLPRDIFRPLDILSDLDLRGNSLNCDCKVKWLVEWLAHTNTTVAPIYCASPPRFQEHKVQDLPLQEFDCITTDFVLYQTLSFPAVSAEPFLYSSDLYVALAQPGASACTVLKWDYVERQLRDYDRIPAPSAVHCKPMVVDSQLYVVVAQLFGGSYIYHWDPNTTRFTKLQDIDPQRVRKPNDLEAFRIDGDWYFAVADSSKAGATSLYRWQQSGFYSHQALHAWHRDTDLEFVDGEGKPRLIVSSSSQAPVIYQWSRTQKQFVAQGEVTQVPDAQAVKHFRAGRDSYLCLSRYIGDSKILRWEGTRFSEVQALPSRGSLALQPFLVGGRRYLALGSDFSFTQIYQWDEGWQKFVRFQELAVQAPRAFCYMPAGDAQLLLAPSFKGQTLVYRHVVVDLSA